Proteins encoded in a region of the Vicia villosa cultivar HV-30 ecotype Madison, WI linkage group LG5, Vvil1.0, whole genome shotgun sequence genome:
- the LOC131607243 gene encoding uncharacterized protein LOC131607243 codes for PYKPPIPYPQRLAKSKTEAQFKRFVELLKQLNITIPFTEAITEMPSYDNETVTLTAECSAIIQNNMPPKLKDPGSFSIPCIIGKTIIEKALCDLGASVSLMPLSTCKKLNLGELKATRMSLQLADRSVKYPVGILENIPVRVGQFYIPTDFIIMDIQEDSNIPIILGRPFLATAGAIIDVKRGKLTFEVGEEKIEFILSQFLKAPSIIDTCC; via the exons ccttataaaccaccaattccttaccctcagagattagctaaatcaaaaaccgaagcgcaatttaaaagatttgtagaacttctgaaacaattaaacataaccataccgtttacagaagccataactgaaatgccttcatac gataacgaaactgtaacgcttaccgctgaatgtagcgctatcatccaaaataacatgcctccaaaactgaaagatcctggtagtttctctataccctgcataataggaaaaaccatcatagagaaagccctgtgcgatttaggagccagtgttagtttgatgcctctttcaacctgtaagaaactaaatctgggtgagcttaaagcaacgagaatgtctcttcaattagctgaccgttcagtcaaataccctgtaggaatattagaaaatatccctgttcgtgtaggtcaattctacatcccaactgatttcatcattatggatatccaagaagattctaacatcccgatcatattaggaagacccttcttagcaaccgctggtgcaatcatagatgtcaagcgaggaaagcttactttcgaagtaggagaagagaaaatagaatttatactctcccaattcctaaaagcaccctctataattgacacatgctgc
- the LOC131604854 gene encoding secreted RxLR effector protein 161-like, which yields MVAQIYVDDIIFGGMLDEMDQTFVMQMQSEFEMSLEKYAKSIVKKFGLENASHKLNPAPTHFKLTMDEKGVGIDQSLYRSMIGSLLYLTASRPDITFAIGVCARYQEEPKVIHLNQVKRILKYVNGTYNYGILYSHNSNTKLLGYCDADWDGSVDDRKSTSGGCFFLGNNFMLWFSKKHNCVWLSTSEAEYIAADSSFS from the exons ATGGTAGCTcagatatatgtggatgacattatCTTTGGCGGGATGTTAGATGAGATGGACCAAACTTTTGTCATGCAGATGCaatctgagtttgagatgagcttg gAGAAATATGCAAAGAGTATTGTGAAGAAGTTTGGATTGGAAAATGCAAGCCACAAACTAAATCCTGCTCCTACACACTTCAAGCTAACCATGGATGAAAAAGGGGTTGGTATTGATCAAAGTTTGTATAGAAGTATGATTGGTAGCCTCCTCTACCTTACTGCAAGCAGACCAGACATTACTTTTGCTATTGGAGTATGTGCTAGGTATCAAGAAGAACCTAAAGTGATTCATCTCAATCAAGTCAAAAGGATTCTGAAGTATGTGAATGGTACGTACAACTATGGTATACTGTACTCACATAACTCAAACACTAAGTTATTgggttattgtgatgctgattgggaTGGAAGTGTTGATGACAGAAAGAGTACCTCTGGTGGATGTTTCTTTCTAGGAAACAATTTCATGCTATGGTTCAGCAAGAAGCATAATTGTGTATGGCTTTCCACATCTGAAGCTGAGTATATAGCAGCGGATAGTAGTTTCTCTTAA